The Streptomyces sp. NBC_01775 genome includes a region encoding these proteins:
- a CDS encoding AAA family ATPase, translated as MAQSAGRPATGSRVLLEREAELAAAARSVDLLCGPRAGRFARGSSGYGARLEAGAGAHPGAGSVLAFTGPSGAGKTALLRETARRAADGGCTVLTAQGHEQEFAFHLVRSLLRTLCQGARTAGPGERGPCCDLRTALGRWYDIVAPALGTGEAHGGAVTGSAQARPGPGPDPQGVRDGLDRLLAYLAARHAPLAVLVDDAHWADPASLAWLNSVTASAARLPVLFALAYDPDELPPYADGLRVVTGAHAAPYTLAPLSEAAVGALTARTLGAAPDTPFREECWFLTGGNPFAVTELLARAHEDELGPHQNSVPRLRRLAAPADGEDFLDRLESLGTACVRLAWSTAVLAGEATLPLAARVAALDGRAAQEAAAKLRAAHVLRPGRPLPGPRGADAGARSELIAVPEAGPGEAEVLEFERPSLGRAVYRAIPDSLRTALHGQAAAAVAGAGLGPAAAARHLLEIHPDDDPAVVEQLRRAARIHLRTGAPEAAYRCLGRALREPPPLRDRPAVLFELGCAALPVTPAATVNHLRAALEEPYLAPELRLRTVCRLAQALGRTGRADEAVRTLEAEAEALAETPGPGPGLRLALHAELFMWHALSAAEEGGADEEPGAARDRSRALARLAENLTPEARHGMPERHLRGLRAWDALVRGRPAATVLHHAERARGDGFSWTDETGSGSRAPMWR; from the coding sequence GTGGCGCAGAGCGCGGGCCGCCCGGCCACGGGGAGCCGGGTGCTGCTGGAGCGGGAGGCCGAACTCGCCGCCGCCGCACGGAGTGTGGACCTGCTGTGCGGCCCTCGCGCCGGGCGGTTCGCGCGGGGTTCGAGCGGGTATGGAGCACGCCTCGAAGCGGGAGCGGGCGCGCATCCGGGGGCCGGAAGCGTCCTCGCCTTCACCGGCCCGTCCGGAGCGGGCAAGACGGCCCTGCTCCGGGAGACGGCACGGCGCGCGGCGGACGGCGGCTGCACCGTACTGACCGCCCAAGGACACGAGCAGGAGTTTGCCTTCCACCTCGTCAGGAGCCTCCTGCGGACCCTCTGCCAGGGCGCCCGGACGGCGGGGCCGGGCGAGCGCGGCCCCTGCTGCGATCTCCGCACGGCCCTGGGGCGTTGGTACGACATCGTCGCCCCGGCGCTCGGCACGGGGGAGGCCCACGGCGGCGCTGTCACCGGCTCCGCCCAGGCCCGTCCCGGCCCTGGCCCCGACCCCCAGGGCGTACGCGACGGACTCGACCGCCTCCTCGCGTACCTCGCCGCCCGGCATGCCCCGCTGGCCGTACTCGTCGACGACGCCCACTGGGCGGACCCCGCCTCCCTGGCCTGGCTCAACTCGGTGACGGCATCCGCCGCTCGGCTGCCCGTGCTGTTCGCACTCGCCTACGACCCGGACGAACTTCCGCCGTACGCCGACGGGTTGCGCGTGGTGACCGGGGCCCATGCCGCGCCGTACACGCTCGCACCCCTGAGCGAGGCCGCCGTGGGAGCCCTGACGGCCCGCACCCTGGGCGCCGCGCCCGACACCCCCTTCCGCGAGGAGTGCTGGTTCCTCACCGGCGGCAACCCCTTCGCCGTCACCGAACTACTGGCCCGCGCGCACGAGGACGAGCTCGGCCCGCACCAGAACTCCGTCCCCCGACTGCGCCGGCTCGCAGCCCCCGCCGACGGCGAGGACTTCCTCGACCGCCTGGAGAGCCTGGGCACCGCCTGCGTACGCCTCGCCTGGTCCACCGCCGTCCTGGCAGGCGAAGCCACCCTGCCCCTCGCCGCACGCGTCGCCGCGCTGGACGGCCGAGCCGCCCAGGAGGCCGCCGCGAAGCTGCGCGCCGCGCACGTGCTGCGGCCCGGCCGTCCGCTCCCCGGGCCCCGGGGAGCGGACGCGGGGGCCCGCAGCGAGCTGATCGCCGTCCCCGAGGCGGGACCCGGGGAGGCGGAAGTGCTGGAATTTGAGCGCCCTTCGCTCGGGCGTGCCGTCTACCGGGCCATTCCGGACAGTCTGCGCACCGCTCTGCACGGGCAGGCAGCCGCGGCCGTTGCCGGCGCCGGGCTGGGGCCCGCGGCAGCCGCTCGCCATCTGCTGGAGATTCACCCGGACGACGATCCGGCCGTCGTCGAACAGCTGCGGCGCGCCGCGCGGATCCACCTGCGGACGGGCGCGCCCGAGGCCGCGTACCGCTGTCTGGGCCGCGCGCTGCGCGAGCCTCCACCGCTGCGGGACCGTCCCGCTGTGCTGTTCGAACTGGGCTGCGCGGCGCTCCCCGTGACTCCCGCCGCCACCGTCAACCACCTGCGTGCCGCACTGGAGGAGCCGTACCTCGCCCCGGAGCTGCGCCTGCGTACCGTATGCCGGCTGGCCCAGGCGCTCGGGCGCACGGGGAGGGCGGATGAGGCGGTACGCACGCTGGAGGCCGAGGCCGAGGCCCTGGCCGAGACCCCAGGGCCTGGGCCAGGGCTGCGACTGGCGTTACACGCCGAGCTGTTCATGTGGCACGCCCTGAGTGCCGCCGAGGAGGGGGGCGCGGACGAGGAGCCCGGTGCGGCACGGGACCGGTCCCGCGCCCTGGCCCGGCTCGCCGAAAACCTGACACCGGAGGCCCGGCACGGCATGCCCGAGCGGCATCTTCGTGGCCTGCGGGCCTGGGACGCCCTCGTACGGGGCCGGCCGGCTGCCACGGTGCTGCACCACGCCGAGCGGGCGCGCGGCGACGGATTCTCCTGGACGGACGAGACGGGATCAGGCAGCCGCGCGCCCATGTGGAGGTGA
- a CDS encoding DUF397 domain-containing protein produces the protein MAYSTTEQPELDLSHAQWQSSSRGTGDVEIAFVEGFVAMRHGRQPDKPALIFDPGEWRAFVRGAREGEFDLT, from the coding sequence GTGGCCTACAGCACCACCGAGCAGCCGGAACTCGATCTGAGCCACGCGCAGTGGCAGTCGAGCAGCCGGGGTACGGGCGATGTGGAGATCGCCTTCGTAGAGGGCTTCGTCGCGATGCGGCACGGCCGCCAGCCCGACAAGCCCGCGCTCATCTTCGACCCCGGGGAGTGGCGCGCCTTCGTGCGTGGCGCGCGCGAAGGCGAGTTCGACCTCACATGA
- a CDS encoding thiolase domain-containing protein, whose amino-acid sequence MHKEPVAVVGVGQTKHVAARHDVSLAGLVREAAVRALEDAGLTWPDVDAVVIGKAPDFFEGVMMPELYLADALGAVGKPMLRVHTAGSVGGSTALVAANLVAARVHRTVLTLAFEKQSESNAMWGLSLPVPFQQPLLAGAGGFFAPHVRAYMHRTGAPDHIGSLVAYKDRRNALKNPYAHLHEKDLTLEKVRSSPMLWDPIRYSETCPSSDGACAMVLTDRDGARGAAGRPAWVHGGAMRSEPTLFAGKDAVSPRAGSDCAADVYRQARITDPRREIDAVEMYVPFSWYEPMWLENLGFAKEGEGWRMTESGATELDGDLPVNPSGGVLSTNPIGASGMLRFAEAALQVRGMAGEHQVEGARRALGHAYGGGSQFFSMWLVADTPPAS is encoded by the coding sequence GTGCACAAGGAACCGGTGGCCGTCGTCGGCGTCGGCCAGACCAAGCACGTGGCGGCCCGCCACGATGTCTCCCTCGCGGGACTGGTGCGGGAGGCCGCTGTACGGGCACTGGAGGACGCGGGCCTGACCTGGCCGGACGTCGACGCCGTCGTGATCGGCAAGGCGCCCGACTTCTTCGAGGGCGTCATGATGCCCGAGCTCTACCTGGCCGACGCGCTCGGCGCGGTCGGCAAGCCGATGCTGCGCGTGCACACCGCGGGCTCCGTCGGCGGCAGCACGGCACTGGTCGCCGCCAACCTCGTCGCCGCCCGCGTGCACCGCACCGTCCTCACCCTCGCCTTCGAAAAGCAGTCCGAGTCCAACGCCATGTGGGGGCTGTCCCTGCCCGTCCCGTTCCAGCAGCCGCTGCTGGCGGGCGCTGGCGGCTTCTTCGCGCCGCACGTACGCGCCTACATGCACCGCACCGGGGCGCCGGACCACATCGGATCCCTCGTCGCCTACAAGGACCGCCGCAACGCGCTGAAGAACCCGTACGCCCACCTCCACGAGAAGGACCTCACCCTGGAGAAGGTCCGCTCCTCACCCATGCTGTGGGATCCCATCCGCTACTCGGAGACCTGCCCCTCCTCCGACGGGGCCTGCGCCATGGTGCTCACCGACCGCGACGGCGCCCGCGGCGCGGCGGGGCGGCCCGCCTGGGTGCACGGCGGGGCGATGCGCAGCGAACCCACCCTGTTCGCCGGCAAGGACGCCGTCTCACCCCGCGCGGGCAGCGACTGCGCGGCCGACGTCTACCGCCAGGCCCGGATCACCGACCCGCGCCGGGAGATCGACGCGGTGGAGATGTACGTCCCCTTCTCCTGGTACGAGCCGATGTGGCTGGAGAACCTCGGTTTCGCCAAGGAGGGCGAGGGCTGGCGGATGACCGAGTCGGGCGCGACCGAACTGGACGGCGACCTGCCGGTCAACCCCTCCGGAGGGGTGCTGTCCACCAACCCCATCGGCGCCTCCGGCATGCTCCGCTTCGCCGAGGCGGCCCTCCAGGTGCGCGGCATGGCAGGCGAGCACCAGGTGGAGGGGGCGCGCAGAGCGCTCGGACACGCCTACGGAGGCGGCTCCCAGTTCTTCTCCATGTGGCTGGTCGCCGACACCCCGCCCGCCTCCTGA
- a CDS encoding HelD family protein has protein sequence MGTSQEDRRSPSGRAALTRALDAEQRYVDTLYARLDEERELAEKRLAETNLHGADGGTPQAYEEREAASVEGARCLGQLNSVDSGLCFGRIDLAHDTAHGDGTHAQGTHAEGVAPAAPTRATHYIGRIGLRGPDLESLLVDWRAPAARPFYAASPVAPGGVLRRRHLHATGREITGLDDEVFDLERLPEHDRHSLVGEAALLASLRSGRTGRMSDVVSTIQGEQDRVIRSGLPGVLVVQGGPGTGKTVAALHRAAYLLYTHRGTLARRGVLVVGPNAVFLRYISEVLPSLGETDVVLSTLGGLFPGVRAEAEDGPRAAVVKGDPRMAEVVARAVRAQQRDPGPGGLRVTVEGARPGSTETLLVPREVCVRARERAQALGAPHNVARKRYVTDLLAALVRVRAGRDGRPLDEEELRHGPGELWSRRPVRRALEELWPLLTPERLIGALLTDEALLRTAGEGLLEAVERAVLTRDEARAWTVGDVPLLDEAAELLGEDDSAARVRARAAAAERRAEEEYARGVLQLTGLDGPDGEGPVDVATLVDRHRDPGPVRTTADRAAGDRRWVYGHVIVDEAQELSAMAWRMVMRRVPGRSMTVVGDVAQTGSAAGARSWGQMLDPYVGGRWREESLTVNYRTPAEVMEPAARLLGEVAPGLEPPVSVRTGGAAPRTVRAARGALVQEAVRAVGEELAGLREEGGGKLALIAPGGLADTLATALPGGVRAVRGGGVAALDAPVAVLTVTEAKGLEFDRVVIADPVGIAARSPRGGHDLYVAVTRVTHRLTLVHEGEPTGVARLLM, from the coding sequence ATGGGAACTAGTCAAGAGGACCGCAGATCCCCCTCCGGACGTGCGGCCCTGACCAGGGCACTCGATGCCGAACAGCGGTACGTGGACACGCTGTACGCGCGGCTGGACGAGGAGCGTGAGCTGGCCGAGAAGCGGCTCGCCGAGACCAACCTGCACGGCGCGGACGGGGGCACACCCCAGGCGTACGAGGAACGGGAGGCCGCGTCCGTCGAGGGAGCCCGCTGCCTCGGGCAGCTCAACTCCGTCGACAGCGGGCTGTGTTTCGGCAGGATCGACCTGGCTCACGACACCGCGCACGGGGACGGCACGCACGCGCAGGGCACGCACGCGGAGGGCGTCGCGCCCGCCGCGCCCACCCGGGCCACCCACTACATCGGCCGTATCGGCCTGCGCGGCCCCGATCTGGAATCCCTGCTGGTGGACTGGCGGGCTCCGGCGGCCCGGCCGTTCTACGCCGCCTCGCCCGTTGCCCCCGGCGGCGTACTGCGCCGCCGTCATCTGCACGCCACCGGGCGGGAGATCACCGGACTCGACGACGAGGTCTTCGACCTGGAGCGGCTCCCCGAGCACGACCGCCACTCCCTGGTGGGTGAAGCGGCGCTGCTGGCGTCCTTGCGGTCGGGCCGAACGGGCAGGATGTCGGACGTCGTCTCCACCATCCAGGGCGAACAGGACCGGGTGATCCGGTCCGGGCTGCCCGGCGTTCTGGTCGTCCAGGGAGGGCCCGGCACGGGCAAGACCGTCGCGGCCCTGCACCGCGCCGCGTATCTGCTGTACACCCACCGCGGCACCTTGGCACGCAGGGGCGTTCTGGTCGTCGGCCCCAACGCGGTGTTCCTTCGCTACATCAGCGAGGTGCTGCCCTCGCTGGGCGAGACCGATGTGGTGCTCAGCACCCTGGGCGGGCTGTTCCCGGGAGTACGCGCCGAGGCGGAGGACGGGCCCCGGGCCGCCGTCGTCAAGGGCGATCCGCGTATGGCGGAGGTGGTGGCGCGCGCGGTGCGGGCGCAGCAGCGCGACCCGGGCCCCGGCGGGCTGCGGGTGACCGTGGAGGGGGCGCGCCCCGGCAGCACGGAGACGCTGCTGGTGCCCCGGGAGGTGTGTGTACGGGCACGCGAGCGGGCGCAGGCGCTGGGAGCCCCCCACAACGTGGCACGGAAGCGCTATGTGACCGACCTGCTGGCCGCGCTCGTCCGCGTACGGGCGGGGCGGGACGGCCGCCCTCTGGATGAGGAGGAACTCCGCCACGGACCCGGCGAGCTGTGGAGTCGGCGTCCGGTGCGCCGGGCGCTGGAGGAGCTGTGGCCACTGCTGACTCCCGAGCGGCTGATCGGTGCGCTGCTTACCGACGAGGCGCTGCTGCGCACGGCGGGCGAGGGGCTGCTGGAGGCGGTGGAGCGGGCCGTACTGACGCGCGACGAGGCGCGGGCGTGGACGGTGGGCGATGTGCCGCTGCTGGACGAGGCGGCGGAACTGCTGGGCGAGGACGACTCGGCCGCACGGGTGCGGGCGCGCGCGGCGGCGGCGGAGCGGCGCGCGGAGGAGGAGTACGCGCGCGGGGTGCTCCAGCTCACCGGGCTGGACGGGCCGGACGGCGAAGGGCCCGTGGACGTGGCCACGCTGGTGGACCGGCACCGCGATCCCGGCCCTGTGCGGACGACGGCGGACCGCGCCGCCGGCGACCGGCGCTGGGTGTACGGACATGTGATCGTGGACGAGGCACAGGAGCTGTCGGCCATGGCGTGGCGGATGGTGATGCGGCGGGTGCCGGGACGTTCGATGACGGTGGTCGGGGATGTGGCGCAGACGGGGAGCGCGGCGGGGGCCCGCTCGTGGGGACAGATGCTCGACCCTTACGTCGGCGGGCGCTGGCGCGAGGAGTCGCTGACGGTCAACTACCGCACGCCGGCCGAGGTGATGGAGCCGGCCGCTCGGCTGCTGGGCGAGGTCGCGCCCGGCCTGGAGCCGCCCGTCTCGGTGCGTACGGGCGGGGCGGCACCGCGTACCGTGCGGGCGGCGCGTGGGGCGCTCGTCCAGGAGGCGGTGCGCGCGGTGGGCGAGGAGCTGGCGGGGCTGCGCGAAGAGGGCGGCGGGAAGCTCGCGTTGATCGCTCCCGGCGGGCTGGCGGACACGCTGGCCACCGCGCTGCCCGGCGGGGTCCGGGCGGTGCGCGGCGGCGGCGTGGCGGCGCTTGATGCTCCGGTGGCGGTGCTGACGGTGACGGAGGCGAAGGGGCTGGAGTTCGACCGGGTCGTGATCGCCGACCCGGTGGGCATCGCCGCCCGGTCACCCCGGGGCGGGCACGACCTCTATGTGGCGGTCACCCGTGTCACGCACCGGCTCACCCTGGTCCACGAGGGGGAACCGACCGGCGTCGCGCGGCTGCTCATGTGA